The Bacillus sp. Marseille-Q1617 genome has a segment encoding these proteins:
- a CDS encoding HBL/NHE enterotoxin family protein, with product MEKQIVNMLNDIQRNIKELDSNMKELRTNVQADMMEFRTDVQADMKDLRTNIQADMMEFRTDVQADMKDLRTNVQADMMEFRTDVQADMKDLRTSVQADMMEFRTDVQADMMELKTDVRDIKATVNRIEASQTEDVIAMLKVGTQRSETDFRYLNTRITDIDKRVFTLENRSEG from the coding sequence ATGGAAAAGCAAATCGTGAACATGTTAAACGATATTCAGCGTAACATAAAAGAGCTTGACAGTAACATGAAAGAGTTAAGAACTAATGTACAAGCAGACATGATGGAGTTTAGAACAGACGTACAAGCGGATATGAAAGATTTAAGAACTAATATACAAGCTGACATGATGGAGTTTAGAACGGACGTACAAGCGGATATGAAAGATTTAAGAACTAATGTACAAGCAGACATGATGGAGTTTAGAACGGACGTACAAGCGGATATGAAAGATTTAAGAACTAGTGTACAAGCGGACATGATGGAGTTTAGAACGGACGTACAAGCCGACATGATGGAGTTAAAAACGGATGTAAGAGACATTAAAGCAACAGTCAATCGAATTGAAGCCTCACAAACAGAAGATGTCATTGCAATGTTAAAAGTAGGCACGCAGCGTTCAGAAACGGACTTTCGTTATCTTAACACAAGAATCACAGATATCGATAAGCGGGTCTTCACCCTTGAAAATCGATCTGAAGGTTAA
- a CDS encoding N-acetyltransferase, with protein MIPMIPLIKQFIGVLNKFMNELLFKEMTNTEFKRYFADKIQRYSLVLTQNSFEVNEDVNEKARNQLRNLLPEGIHTNGHYLFNIKHDKQTIGYLWIKEDKEKKSVFLYEIFIFNEYRNKGYGTRAMKKIELWMKQHDLLYLKLHVFGNNREARKLYENIGFEIAGVNMFKKVNGSNEC; from the coding sequence ATGATCCCCATGATTCCATTAATTAAGCAGTTTATAGGAGTGTTAAATAAATTTATGAATGAATTGTTATTTAAGGAAATGACAAACACTGAGTTTAAACGATATTTTGCAGATAAAATCCAAAGGTACTCACTGGTTCTAACCCAAAACAGCTTCGAGGTGAATGAAGATGTAAATGAAAAAGCAAGGAACCAGCTTCGTAACTTGTTACCTGAAGGTATACATACTAATGGTCACTATTTATTTAACATAAAGCATGATAAACAAACGATTGGGTACTTATGGATCAAGGAAGACAAGGAAAAGAAAAGTGTATTTCTTTATGAAATATTTATATTTAACGAGTATAGAAATAAGGGATATGGTACAAGGGCAATGAAAAAAATTGAATTGTGGATGAAGCAGCATGACCTATTATATTTGAAGCTCCATGTCTTTGGGAACAACAGAGAAGCACGTAAGCTGTACGAAAATATTGGGTTTGAAATTGCTGGAGTTAACATGTTTAAGAAAGTGAACGGAAGTAATGAATGTTGA
- a CDS encoding lysozyme inhibitor LprI family protein: MNKRVIVSAISAMLIMGMSACSQPSEEDAAEQPESDAISASTDESSESDDSSAESTTSSDENEKDQSKESASENSSTESSEQDDTVTKAKGKQAYSEKLENIQKELDALPYKKDSDKGVTNAMKNYYGVAYEKYDEALNAIYALLKEELSPDVLAGLKTEQVEWIKEKEEKAEKERLKYEGGTFENVAWYISLYESTKDRCYELVEDYMRD, encoded by the coding sequence ATGAATAAAAGAGTAATAGTATCGGCCATTTCCGCTATGTTGATCATGGGAATGTCCGCCTGTAGTCAACCCTCTGAGGAGGATGCTGCGGAACAGCCTGAATCCGATGCGATCTCAGCAAGCACAGATGAGTCATCAGAATCGGATGACTCATCTGCAGAGAGCACAACGTCATCAGATGAAAATGAGAAGGATCAGTCGAAGGAGTCTGCCTCTGAAAACAGCAGCACGGAAAGTTCAGAGCAGGATGATACGGTCACAAAAGCAAAAGGAAAGCAAGCATACTCAGAAAAACTGGAAAACATCCAAAAAGAACTCGATGCCCTTCCATATAAGAAGGATTCCGATAAAGGCGTCACCAACGCGATGAAAAACTACTACGGGGTCGCATACGAAAAATATGACGAAGCCTTGAATGCAATCTATGCTTTATTAAAAGAAGAACTCTCTCCCGATGTCTTGGCTGGATTAAAGACCGAACAAGTGGAATGGATCAAAGAAAAGGAAGAAAAAGCAGAGAAAGAACGGCTGAAGTATGAAGGCGGAACGTTTGAAAATGTGGCCTGGTACATTTCTTTGTATGAGTCCACGAAGGACAGGTGTTATGAATTGGTGGAGGATTATATGAGGGATTAA
- a CDS encoding phosphotransferase family protein encodes MNHSLQGKIEEIIGSIHKTSVLEEQGWTSEVRRIFTSDRSYLLKSSYKEKYRTWLKEEAQVLKRLSGNTVISVSEYYGFIEEKDGDHLIMSFEDGMSLTAALSKAASEIEKRSLIRSFGHYLHEFHEKEPVDIFKSEGDWLQDQLVKAQYYAENSQCDGSLSLLENLKANRPSPVKQKMIHGDCTTDNVFVVDGEVRMFIDVAGMTVGDPRYDESLAIRKFMNNPEYITAFYEGYTRYRVTKEEFQYFDEGLYEFF; translated from the coding sequence ATGAATCATAGTTTACAAGGGAAGATTGAGGAAATAATAGGTTCCATACATAAGACCAGCGTACTGGAGGAACAAGGCTGGACCTCGGAAGTGCGGAGGATTTTTACATCGGATCGTTCCTATTTACTTAAAAGTTCCTATAAGGAAAAATATCGAACATGGTTGAAGGAAGAGGCTCAGGTTTTAAAAAGACTGAGTGGAAATACAGTCATATCAGTTTCTGAATACTATGGCTTTATAGAGGAAAAGGATGGTGACCATCTGATCATGTCATTTGAGGATGGGATGTCCTTGACGGCAGCTTTATCCAAAGCCGCGTCGGAAATCGAGAAGAGATCGTTGATTAGGAGCTTTGGACATTATCTTCATGAATTTCATGAAAAAGAACCGGTGGATATTTTTAAAAGTGAGGGTGATTGGTTACAAGACCAGCTTGTTAAAGCACAATACTATGCTGAAAATAGCCAGTGTGACGGAAGTTTGTCTTTATTAGAGAATCTGAAAGCTAACAGACCGTCCCCCGTAAAACAAAAAATGATACATGGTGACTGCACCACTGACAATGTATTTGTGGTGGATGGAGAGGTTCGGATGTTTATTGATGTTGCCGGTATGACAGTGGGGGATCCCCGATATGATGAGTCCCTGGCAATAAGGAAGTTTATGAATAACCCTGAATATATAACGGCTTTTTATGAGGGATATACTCGATATAGGGTGACAAAGGAAGAATTTCAATATTTTGATGAGGGATTGTATGAGTTTTTCTAG